One bacterium DNA window includes the following coding sequences:
- a CDS encoding IS66 family transposase: protein MISKEELRKLDKEELVDLVYDLLIKVDALTRMVEELQDEIKRLKTPKNSGNSSLPPAQDLFRYKNQSLREKSDKKSGGQTGHKGETLRMLAAPDKIVVHCPDAQCPRCGKIHTGEQGELTGKRQVIDIPFIQASVVEHQVYQRKCSCGYVSTGNFPAEVTAPVQYGNNLVALTAYLSSRQYVPYSRLRELIKSITNISMSEGTIFNLLNKAANMILPLYEGIKKEISEATTVGGDETGVKVEKNKFWAWTWQTMRGTYIVISKSRGFVTVENTFPQGFGNATFVSDSLSAQLKTPAKGHQLCLAHLLRELNYFEQLYHHKWATEMKDLLTRAIKLKDTMTPEQYTGSFDQRRAVINEFDTLVKQTLPDTVSKMLPFRNRLRKRKTQVFNFLFYPDVPYDNNASERAIRNIKVKQKVSGSFRSERGAEIFAVLRSVVDTIIKKGGNPFDSIRFAITVAAGKNEFLRTQRC from the coding sequence ATGATTTCGAAAGAAGAACTGAGAAAACTGGACAAGGAAGAACTGGTGGATCTGGTTTATGATCTTTTAATCAAGGTTGATGCTTTGACCCGCATGGTTGAAGAGCTTCAGGATGAAATCAAGCGACTTAAAACGCCAAAGAACAGCGGGAACAGTTCACTGCCTCCGGCTCAGGATTTATTCCGGTATAAGAATCAAAGCCTGCGGGAGAAAAGTGATAAAAAATCCGGGGGTCAAACCGGTCACAAAGGAGAAACACTTCGGATGTTGGCTGCTCCTGATAAAATAGTGGTTCATTGTCCGGATGCCCAATGTCCCCGCTGCGGAAAAATCCATACCGGTGAACAGGGAGAGCTGACAGGCAAAAGACAAGTGATCGATATTCCTTTTATTCAGGCCAGTGTGGTTGAACACCAGGTTTATCAAAGGAAGTGTAGCTGTGGTTATGTCAGTACCGGGAATTTTCCGGCAGAAGTAACAGCGCCTGTTCAGTACGGTAACAACCTGGTTGCACTTACGGCTTATCTGAGTTCGAGACAATATGTTCCCTACTCTCGTCTGAGAGAATTAATAAAAAGTATAACCAATATCTCCATGAGCGAAGGCACCATCTTTAACCTGCTAAACAAAGCAGCCAATATGATACTGCCCCTCTATGAAGGGATAAAAAAGGAAATATCCGAGGCCACTACGGTAGGTGGAGATGAAACGGGAGTGAAAGTTGAAAAGAATAAATTTTGGGCCTGGACCTGGCAAACGATGCGGGGCACATACATTGTCATATCAAAGAGCCGAGGCTTTGTAACGGTTGAAAATACCTTTCCGCAAGGATTTGGCAATGCAACCTTTGTCAGCGATTCCTTGAGCGCCCAGTTAAAGACCCCTGCCAAAGGGCATCAGTTGTGCCTTGCACACCTGCTCAGGGAATTAAACTACTTTGAGCAGCTTTATCACCACAAGTGGGCAACTGAGATGAAGGATTTATTGACCAGGGCTATTAAGCTGAAAGATACCATGACCCCGGAACAGTACACCGGATCATTTGATCAGCGAAGGGCAGTGATCAATGAGTTTGATACGCTGGTAAAGCAAACATTACCGGATACCGTTTCAAAAATGCTTCCATTCCGAAACAGGTTGAGAAAACGAAAGACTCAGGTATTCAATTTTCTGTTTTATCCTGATGTTCCTTACGATAATAACGCTTCAGAGAGGGCAATCCGTAATATCAAAGTCAAGCAGAAGGTATCGGGGAGCTTCCGCTCTGAGCGGGGAGCTGAGATATTTGCGGTATTGCGCTCTGTTGTTGACACGATCATCAAAAAAGGAGGAAA